The proteins below are encoded in one region of Pan paniscus chromosome 4, NHGRI_mPanPan1-v2.0_pri, whole genome shotgun sequence:
- the CSF2 gene encoding granulocyte-macrophage colony-stimulating factor, producing the protein MWLQSLLLLGTVACSISAPARSPSPSTQPWEHVNAIQEARRLLNLSRDTAAEMNETVEVVSEMFDLQEPTCLQTRLELYKQGLRGSLTKLKGPLTMMASHYKQHCPPTPETSCATQIITFESFKENLKDFLLVIPLDCWEPVQE; encoded by the exons ATGTGGCTGCAGAGCCTGCTGCTCTTGGGCACTGTGGCCTGCAGCATCTCTGCACCCGCCCGCTCGCCCAGCCCCAGCACGCAGCCCTGGGAGCATGTGAATGCCATCCAGGAGGCCCGGCGTCTCCTGAACCTGAGTAGAGACACTGCTGCTGAGATG aATGAAACAGTAGAAGTTGTCTCAGAAATGTTTGACCTCCAG GAGCCGACCTGCCTACAGACCCGCCTGGAGCTGTACAAGCAGGGCCTGCGGGGCAGCCTCACCAAGCTCAAGGGCCCCTTGACCATGATGGCCAGCCACTACAAGCAGCACTGCCCTCCAACCCCG gaaacttcCTGTGCAACCCAGATTATCACCTTTGAAAGTTTCAAAGAGAACCTGAAGGACTTTCTGCTTGTCATCCCCTTGGACTGCTGGGAGCCAGTCCAGGAGTGA